One Lasioglossum baleicum chromosome 6, iyLasBale1, whole genome shotgun sequence genomic window carries:
- the LOC143209803 gene encoding pickpocket protein 28 encodes MKYNYRPTFKEYRASLRRRLKEFLLENSLHGIGYVVDIKRPKWERIMWFILIIVSIITTVVTIIIIWEKFQTEPTITGLDLETNGITIDPPQVFVCFDWRHLNHSHLQQVFLIFLYERQAYEQVYNWHWGSSIDLDTFDSISETRNNYLNEFEMMAPDCSNVVTDCKYKGDNQSCSVFFTKVIVAVGVCCKTNLVEPLNKTDLIKNFEFQTIRSYLPLRFYLQAKVDKSPRPGDRPLIITYFPVDIEYHVDVTYTTPELRYLTLRQRKCSYKEESISLNNCMIKYFVDTLLSHCNCVPWFLSFTKNKECPISKYSCLNRTTVDMDKLNCWLQCDHTTYTVDSVAKSNKNTNRITLRYWPMAFYKVEMRFGYLDLLVSFGGIASLFLGYSLLVSAEMGYYLLLRSYCGAVVHSSRQQYNIATIHVAEKVPNKIQSQLKYLEYVE; translated from the exons atgaaatacaattacagACCAACGTTTAAGGAATATCGCGCTAGTCTAAGACGTCGATTGAAAGAGTTCCTCTTGGAGAACAGTTTGCATGGTATAGGATACGTCGTGGATATCAAACGGCCTAAATGGGAAAG AATAATGTGGttcattttaataattgtatcgATCATAACAACTGTTGTTACCATTATCATAATCTGGGAGAAATTTCAAACGGAGCCAACTATAACTGGATTGGACTTAGAAACCAACGGTATCACCATCGACCCTCCGCAAGTTTTTGTATGCTTCGACTGGCGTCATCTAAATCATAGTCATTTGCAACaggtatttttaatattttta TACGAAAGGCAGGCGTACGAACAAGTATACAATTGGCACTGGGGGAGCAGCATTGATTTAGATACGTTTGACTCAATTTCTGAAACtagaaataattatttgaatGAGTTCGAAATGATGGCTCCTGACTGCAGCAATGTGGTCACTGACTGTAAATACAA AGGAGATAATCAATCATGCAGTGTGTTTTTTACGAAAGTTATTGTCGCTGTGGGTGTATGTTGCAAAACGAATCTTGTGGAGCCTTTAAACAAGACGGATTTGATCAAGAACTTCGAATTTCAAACAATACGTTCATATCTTCctttgag GTTTTACCTTCAAGCAAAGGTTGACAAGAGCCCAAGACCAGGAGACAGACCACTAATAATCACTTACTTTCCAGTCGATATCGAATATCATGTTGATGTAACGTACACTACGCCTGAATTGCGTTATTTAACCCTTCGACAACGTAAGTGCAGTTACAAAGAAGAGTCCATCAGTTTAAACAATTGTATGATCAAATATTTTGTCGATACGTTGCTCTCCCATTGTAATTGCGTACCATGGTTCCTATCATTCACCAAGAATAAAGAATGCCCAATTTCAAAGTACTCCTGCTTAAACAGGACTACTGTAGACATGGACAAGCTGAATTGCTGGCTTCAGTGTGATCATACAACGTATACCGTCGATTCAGTtgcaaaatcaaataaaaatactaaTCGCATTACATTGAGATACTGGCCAATGGCTTTTTATAAAGTGGAAATGCGATTTGGTTATTTGGACCTATTAGTATCGTTTGGTGGTATTGCCAGTCTATTTCTGGGATATTCTTTGCTGGTATCTGCTGAAATGGGATACTATCTTCTCCTCAGAAGTTATTGTGGTGCTGTGGTTCATTCTTCCCGGCAACAATACAATATTGCAACTATTCACGTAGCAGAGAaagtaccaaataaaattcaatcACAGCTGAAATATCTTGAATACGTCGAATAG